DNA sequence from the Methylomonas albis genome:
AAATTGTATAAATTTTGGACAATTTAACACCACTGTAAGCACAGCAACAACTTAGCGCGGCTTTTAACGGGTTGTTAACAGAGTTATCCACAGATTTTGTGGGAAAGTCGAGCGGGCTGTGGAAATATGTCGATCCAATATGCTCAGTATATTCCGATTGTGCTGGCAGCCAATAAATCGGAAAATTTTATTATCAGGTCGCTAAAGGCCGAGGTGAGCTTTTGTCAGTCTAAATGCCGGCGCTTATAACCAGCCTTGCAGCCAGCGGCTGGTATCGGTAAGTTCTCGCCAGGGAATGGTCTGGGTGCGACGGCTAAAAACCGCCTCTAATTCGATTAATTCCAGCGGAAGTTCCGGGTGTTCCGGAAACAGTAGTTTGCTAACTAGAAAGTGTTTTTCCTTATGTTGTGGCGCGATTGCGGTCCATTTACTGAGTAATAGCTTTTTCGGATTAAGCCTGCGCTGTGCGGTTTTCAACATTGTTGGTATCGGCGTTATTTTGAAGGCATCCGGATTAATGCCATTACAAGCGCATAGTTCAAGCTTTTCCCGTGGTTCAACGCAAACTTGCCAGCTGTTTGATGATGCTTACCACCCGGCTCAAACCTTGCGCTTGCGCCAAACTGGCGGCACTATTGCCTTGCAGGTCTTGTATATCCGCGCGAGCACCGTGTTTCATCAGCAATTGAATAATCGCCTCGCGGCCGAATAACGATGCCATCATCAAAGCGGTTTGTCCGGCCCGGTTTTGGTGATTGACATCGCAGCCGCCGTTGTCCAAAAACCAGCGCGCGGTGGGCATATCGCCTTTGAATGCCACGCCCATCAAGGCGTTGTTGCCTTTGCTGTCCTCGCTGCAGGCTAGGGCGCCGGCAACATGCAAGGCTTGCACCGCCGTGAGCCGACCGTGATAGGCGGCTAAAATTAAAGGCGTGTAACCGTCTTCGTTGGCGACATTCACCTCGCCGCCTTGTTTGACATATTCAGTAATTGCCTTGGCGCTGCCGTTGCGGGCCAGATCGAAAATGTCGGCAGCATGGGCGAAATTAAACGTTAAGGCTAAGACAATGCCGGCGAAGGTTTTAAGGTTTTTGTTCATGATGTTCTCCACGTTTTCATAGGGGCGCGCGAGTAGAAACGCAAGGTTTTGCGCTGCTACTCGCGCGACCAATTAGTCGGTATAACCTGCAGCCAAGGTTTTGACTTGCGCTAAATCTGCGCCGGCGAGTTTGGCGACCCGTGTGCCGTATTCCGTGTCGGCTTTGTACAGATAGCTGACGACGGTGTTACGGACGCTTTCATTACTGACCGTTTTCAAATCCCCAGCAAAAGCGGCAACCAATTCGGTTTGATCCGCTACGGAAAATGAGCGGTACAACTCGCCCGCCTGCTGGAAATTTTGGGTTTTCTGAAACGGTATTTGTTGAGTGCTGCCTTGCAATGGAGTTGGGCAGGCCTTGTAGCTGACGTTATCCACATAACTGCCGGTAGCTTCGCTGGGTTGGTAGTTAACCGAAGCGGATTTGGGCGCCGAGTAGCCGGCGCCATTCTGGTTATAGGAGTGCACAGCGGTTTTCGGCGCGTTGATCGGCAGGCTAAAGTGGTTGATGCCCAAACGATAGCGCTGGGTATCGGCATATGAGAATAAACGGCCTTGCAGCATCCTATCTTCGGATGGCTCGATGCCGGGAATCATGTTACTAGGCGCGAATGCGGCTTGTTCGGTGGCCTGGAAGAAGTTGTCCGGCACTCGGTTCAAGGTTAGTTCGCCAACTTTTTGTGCCGGGATCAAGTCTTCCGGCCAGGTTTTGGTGGTATCCAGTGGATTGAAATCAAAGCTATCGACTTGTGCCGGATCGAGCACTTGCACATACAAATCCCAAACCGGGTAATCACCGTCAGCGATATGTTTGTACAAGTCGTCAGTCATATGATTGAAATTGCTGGCCTGGATTTCGGCGGCTTGCGCGCGAGTCAAGCCATGATTGCCTTGCCGGGACTTCCAGGTAAATTTCACGTAATGTTGTTGGCAGGCCGCGTTGACGAACTTAAAGGCGTGCACGCCGGAGCCGTTCATTTCCCGGTAATTGGTCGGAATGCCCAATGGCGAATACAGCAAAGTCAACATCTGCGTGCTTTCCGGTACATGCGAGAAAAAGTCCATTATTCGCGCCGCGTCCTGAATATTGGTTTTCGGATCAGGTTTTAAGGAATGCACCATATCCGGAAATTTCATCGCGTCGCGGATGAAGAACACCGGGAAATTGTTGCCGACCAAATCCCAATTGCCTTGCTCGGTATAAAATTTGACGGCAAAGCCGCGCGGATCTCGCAAAGTTTCCGGCGAATGGTTACCGTGAATTACCGACGAGAAGCGCACGAATACCGGCGTTTCTTTGCCCTCATCCTGGAATGGCGCGGCATGAGTCAGGTCGGTCAAGTCAGCAGTGGCCTTAAAAACACCAAAGGCGCCGGTGCCACGCGCATGCACCACTCGCTCCGGAATCCGCTCGCGGTCGAAGTGCGCGAGTTTTTCGATTAAATGATGGTCCTGCAATAAGGTCGGTCCCAAGGGTCCTGCGGTTTGCGAGTTTTGATTGTCGCCGACCGGCGCGCCGGTGGCGCGGGTCAGTGTGTTATCGTCGGCTTGCGCCGCGTTTAAAATCAAGCTGATGGCAATGCTCAATCCGATGTTTTTGATGGAAGATGATGCGTTCATGACTGTGTCCTTATTCTGGTTTTGGGTGAGAGTGGCCGGCCTGATCGGCTGGCACGGACACAGAATATCGGCAGCAGTAATTAATGTATAATCGATTGTTTTTATTTTAACGATAGCTATTGACTATTTATGGGGTGATTATGAATCTGCGAGATCTGCATTACCTAATCGCCGTTGCCGACCTACGTAGTTTCGTGCAAGCAGCTGACCGTTGCTGTATCAGCCAGCCGACTTTAAGTACCCAAATCAAGAAATTGGAAGACGAGTTAGGTATCCAGATTTTCGAGCGCACCAACAAAAAGGTGCTGCCCACCGAGTTGGGCGAGCAGATTGTGGCTTCGGCAAGGCGCATCTTGAAGGAGCAAGACAATATCAAGGAAATGGCGGCTACTGCCCAGGATCCGCTGGCCGGCAACCTGCGTTTTGGTGCGTTTCCGACCCTGGCGACGTATCTGTTTCCGCAATTGGTGCCGTTGATCAAAAGGGACTTACCGCGCATTCGGCTAATTCTGGTCGAGGAAAAAACCGAGCAATTGTTACAACAACTTAGAAGCGGGCAGATGGATTGCGCCTTGCTGGCCATGCCGATTTACGAGGATTTTCTGGAAAGTCGGGTCTTGTTCGACGATGAGTTTTTACTGGCGGTCGCCGACACTCATCCGTTGGCGGCCAAGCCGCAAATCGAACAGCACGACCTGAATGGCGAACATTTATTATTGTTGGACGAAGGCCATTGCCTGCGCGGCCATGCCTTGCAAATCTGTCAAACGGTCGGCGCCGAGGAAGAACAAGATGTGCGCGCCACCAGTCTGGAAACCCTCAGGCAAATGGTGCTTGCCGGAACTGGCATCACTTTCATGCCGCGCATTGCGGTGCGCGATGAGCCGGGCATACGCTATCTACCGTTCGCGGCGCCGGCGCCTGGCCGGACCATAGGTTTGGTTTGGCGCAAGACCAGCGCTAGGGGAGCTTTGATTCAACAATTGATCGGCTTGATTGCGGCTGCAAGCAAGCACTAGTTGGCCTTACATGGCTGCCTGTTATGTGCCTGGGTAATCTGCTGCTGATAACGAGTTTTTTGGGGGGTATTCAGATTTTTAGCTGGCAAAGTCAAGTTGTCAAGGCAAACGGCAACTTGACTTACGGCAAGTTTAAACGCTTACCACTGCGACTCGCCCGTCTCCGGGTCGTACATTTCGTGGAAGATTTTGTGGCGGTTGGCGATTAGTTCGTCGATGCTCGGCGAGTTGCTCATTGCTCTGGAAATAGCCAGTTTCATGGCTTCGTAGTTGGTGCGGTACAAGTCCTTGCGGTCTAGTTCCGGGTTGTTCGCGCAGGAGGGATCTATCCAGATCATGGCAATGATGCACAACTCATTGGCTTGCAGGCGGGGAATAACGCCATCGGCGACGCTATCGATCACCGCGTCGGCTACCGCAGACTGTACCGGGCCGCCCAACAAGTTAACGTAAGCCGAAGATTTGATAGTGACTTTAGGCACCATGATGGTGGCCGGACGCACTTGTTGGTTGGTGGCGCGGATCGCGAACATGCGAGTGTGGCCGGCGGTTTGGCCCATCAGGTTGGCGAAAGCGTGACCGGCAGGGCCTTTGACGTCGCCGATCAGAATTTCCGGCATGGCGTCGGTGCCCTGGCCGTCGCTGGAAAATACGGTGGCTTCGCCGGTTCTAAACCAATACGAGTCTGACATGGTGCGTCCTCTGAGTATGTTAGGGAAGGCGGCATTCTATGCCCGTGCCGGGATTGCGGCAATAGGCGGGCTGGTCGGTCGCGGGGTTTGAGTTGGCGGTCTGCAGACAATGCTTCTATGACGCATGCGATTTCGATACGCCCTCGCCGCAAGGGAGAGGGTGCAATTTAGGTGATAACGTGTTGAGTTAAGCTTGCAAAGCTTTTACGGCAGTGCGTAACAGTTGCAAGCATTGGCGATTGGCGGCCAAATCCAGCGCGCTGAAATCGTCCTGTGTACTGAGTAGCGGATTCGCACCGGCTTCCAGTAATTGTTTTACCGTCGCATGTCTGCCGCTGGATGAGGCATAGGTCAACGCACTGGCACCGCTCGGGTTTTGATAGTTAATATCGATACCCGCTTTTAGCAACAAGCCGATGCAGTCGCTAGCCTCCGCATAACAAGCGGCCCAAAGCGCGTTGTTGCCGTAGGCGTCCAGTGCCGTTAAATCGGCACCTTGTTTTAACAGATAGCTCAGTACGTCGGCCCGGCCTTGTTGCGCAGCCAGGATTAATGGATGTTTGCCGTGCGGATTGAGCCCCAGTTGAAAGCCGTTTTCCAGTAGCCAGGCGTCGATTTCGGGAGTAATAGTCATGCGAGTAGGGTGGTTTAGACCAGCGAGGGTCGGTGGAGTAAGGACAGATGGCCGACGCCGGCTGTCTTCAGTTTGTCGGCTAATTCGTGACGGGCCAGTTCGCCTTTGCCGCGCAGATACCTTAATTCGGCGCCGGTCAGCAAGGTGATAGCAATCAGCTTTATCTCGCCACCTGCCAGTGTTAAAGTTTTGGCGGGTTCGCTGTTAGCACCCAATAAGGCGCCGATTTGACCGCGGCCGTCCTTGATGTGATCGATAGCGAATTCCATCGATAGCAATTCGCCGTTCAATAGTCGTTCGCTCAAACGCGGAAAGCCGGCTAGCGTATGGCTGACTTCGGCGGTCAGTGGAAATAACCAGGTGTCGGCGAATTTGGCCGGCGGTGCATTATCGGCGGCGCCGGAATCCGGGCTTTCTATAAACACTTCCAGGCCCAGGCCGGTTTCCGGTCTGTCGCGCTCCACCCAGGGGTCGGATAAGCCATCGGATATCACGCAGGCGTTTAGGCCGTGACGCGCGGCCAGCCACGCTGCACCGGCCGGCCATTCCGGGCCGTCGCTCATCGGGCCCATTAAGGAGGTCAGGGCTGCCAAGTCCGAGCCCAAGCTCTGCCGGAGCGCTTGGTGCCGAGATTCGGTCGCCATCCGCAAACGGTCCGCATAGGTGAGGCCAACGATGTGTTCAGGCTGCAGCATGCGTGGCCTCCATCGCTAAAGCGTCCAAGCGCTGCCGCGCGGTTAGGCTGACTTCTTCGTCGGCGTCATCGAGCATTTGTTTGAGCAGTTCCGGCTCGGCGCGCAACGCCACTTCGTAGCGCACAGTCCAGTCTTCATCTGCGCTCATCATGGCCAGATCGTCTACCTCCATACGTTGCGCGACGATACGGCGAATGTTCACTTCTTGATCGTTGGCCATCAGCCCCAAGCTTACACTGGGTATGCGTTCCGCGACGGTACGGCGCACTTCAGTGTCCGAGTCGGCGACCAAACGGAACAAGCGGCCCTTGGGTAAGCGTTTGGCGACATAAGCACGTACCAAGTAATCCGGATCGTTGGCCATCAATTCTAGCTGGGCTTCCGGCAGGCGGTCGGCCACGGTTACCCTAACTTCTCTGTCGCTGTCCTTGCTTAATTCCAATAGCCAGTCCAGGGGTACCCTATAAGCCAGAACTCTGCGTACGGCTTCGTCGGGGTCGGTCAGCAAGGGCCGTAAATGATTGGTCGGTAAATACTGGGCCGCAATCGCGCGTCGTTCCCAAAAAGGGTCTTGGGTGTAATTTAACGCGTAAACCGGATGGGCTTTAAAAAATCGGTCGATTTGCCGGCCGCTTTCCGCCACCACGCAGCGATCACCCGGTTTGCAGGTGCCGATGGCCAGTAATGTATCCCGGTAAGCGCAGTTTGAGCAGTCGGCAAGCGGCGTTAGATCCAGGGCGTCCTGTTCCGCTAAGGATGAGGCGACCATCTAGGCGGCCTCCGCCAATACCGGCAGTAACTGCGGCGTAACTTGCGCCAGCCAGACCCTGATGCGCTCGTCGGTCAAATGCGGTTGGCCGCGTTGATCCAGCACCAGGCCGACGAATTGGTCGTCGATCACCGAGTCGGAATGTTCGAAGGTGTAGCCTTCCGTGCTCCAGCGGCCGATCATTTCGGCGCCGTAGTCGTAGAATATCCGGTAAAGCTGAATCAAGGAACTGGCGAAACGCGAGGCATAACGTTCTTGATGGCCTAAGCCGAATAGTGCGATGCGTTTGCCTGAAAGATCGGCGCCGTGTAGGGAAGGCACAAACTCCTGCCAGCTACGTTCCTGGCACCCGGCTCCCAGGCCCGGCAAGTCGCCAATGCCATAGCTGGGGGTGCCCAATATCAGCGCGTCGTATTGCAGTAGTTCTTCGGGTTTGACTCTGTTGATATTTTTGGGTTTGTCAGCCAACTCTTCGCCCAACAGACTGAAAATCTTTTTTGCCACTAGCCGGGTGCTGCCGGTATCCGTTCCGAAAAAAATGCCGATTTTGCTCATAAATCACCTGTGATCGAAAGTGCGGGATAAGGCCTGTGCAGCCGTTTTTAATTCCACAGCAAATTTTGATCCAGATTCAAAATAAACGGCTTGTCTATGATTTTTTGTTTAATATCAATTGGATGGGGATTTTTGTAGCATTTTCGTGTTGAGGTCTGTGCAGGCATGTCTACAATTGCAGGAAGGATGGGGTGATTTGTGACATAGCTGCACGCGTTGTCTGTGCTGTTCAGGGCGGATTTATCATCGACATATATAGTTCCGAGTGAGAGCGACGAGATAAGCGTTTTGCAGTGGAGGCCGTTTCAGTCGCGATTGATAAGAAACGATCCGCTCCTGAAACAGGATTTGATACACGTCTGCTTTATTGTGAGCCGCTTAGGTGGTTAATCTTATTCCAGCCAAGTAAAACAATTACCGTAACAAACACTCAAGGAAGCTTTATGGCAATTTTGCGCTGTAACAATTGTTCATATTTACGCGAAGTGCCGAATGAGCATGTGGGAAAAACCGTTAAATGTCCGGTTTGCGAGCAAGCATCGGCAATTCACGATACCGTGGTTTTTGTGAAGAAACTGATCGATAAATACGGCGTATTATTGGGCAAATATCGGGAGTTAGAGCAGGCGGGTAATCCCGTGGCGGAAGTGGCACGATCAGATATTCGCTTGCTTAAAGGTGAAGAAATAGATTTGCATAATACTGCAGTGATGACTAACAGCATGCAGTATAAACCCATAATTAGCTGGTTTGAGCGTAAAAACATTCAGGTTGAAGTGAATCATAATGCCTTGGATACACAAGGTTTTTATGATGAAGTGGCTGTAGAGCTGGGTGATAACTTTCCCGCTTTACAGGATGTGTTGGATAAAATTAGAAAAGCCCAGAGAAATAACTACGCATCCGTAGTCTTGAATTTAAACGATTACAGTCAAAAGGAAATTAAAACCATTACTAGCTTTTGTAAAAACCTGTATGAGTTTTCGTTTGTTGCCAAGTATTTTTATAATAAGAACGAAAAAAGAGTGCATTTGACTTTACAAAGTATGTCGGCCATCGTCGGTTTTTTTAACGGCGAATGGTTGGAATGGTATGTGTTTATGAAACTGCTAAAACATTTCTTTGAAAGCAAGGGGCTTTTCTCCTGTTTAAGGAGTTTTAATATTCAGTTTGCCAATGAAGATAAATATGAAGTGGATGTGTTTTTTCTAATTAACGGGCGTATACCGGTATTTATAGAATGTAAATCCGGAGAGTTTCGTTCCTTCATCGAAAAGTACAGCAAAATGCGGCGCAGGTTGGATATCGAGAAGGAAAACTTCTTGTTACTGGTGTTGGGCGTTAGTGATGAGCAGGTGTTGGGGTTGACCAAAATGTACGATATTACTTTCGTCAATGAAAGCGGCTTTATCAAGCATATAGTTGGGCTGGTGACGCAATAATTTATCCCTTTTAACGCTTGTGGTAATTAAGCTATTTTTTCCCTGTTTTGCTGCTATTTTCAGATTCTATGGTAGGATGAAAAAGCTTTGAGCAAGCAACCGGATTAAAATATACAGTCATAATTTTGTAATTTTAATGTGGTAATAAAAAAACACTTAAATATCAATTGATAGGATTTGTATGAACACAGTAAAAAAAACCTTGGCTTCATTTTTGGTGATTGCCGCAGCATTGGTTTCCACATCCGCTAATGCAAACAGTGCTGGCGACGCTAAAGTTCGCGCAGCTGGTGAAGCTACTGTTGCCAAAGTAGAAGAAGCAGTTAGTTTGTTGGACAAAGGCGATAAAGACGAAGCTTTGAAAGCTCTGGGTGACGTTCGCCAGCTGCAAAAAGAGTTCCGTTATGAGCAAACCGAGCGTTTGCGTCAAAGAGCCGGTGACAAATTGAAAGTTGCCCGCGATGAGATTGAAAAAGGCGATGCCAACGCCGTAGCCAGCTTGAAAGCGACACTGGACCTTTACAAAGAAATGATGAAAGTTTATAGCGCCGCTCACTAAGGACGCATCTAATCAATTCAGTCAGGATTGATTAACGGCTGCCACCGGAAGACGTGTTTTCTCGGTGGCTCCCAACTAAATTCTTTTCGATGCTTATGCCTACTTGGCATGTTTTCCTTATTTCCTCAGCTGTCGATTTTTCAAAGCTTACAATC
Encoded proteins:
- a CDS encoding 4Fe4S-binding leucine-rich repeat protein, with amino-acid sequence MVASSLAEQDALDLTPLADCSNCAYRDTLLAIGTCKPGDRCVVAESGRQIDRFFKAHPVYALNYTQDPFWERRAIAAQYLPTNHLRPLLTDPDEAVRRVLAYRVPLDWLLELSKDSDREVRVTVADRLPEAQLELMANDPDYLVRAYVAKRLPKGRLFRLVADSDTEVRRTVAERIPSVSLGLMANDQEVNIRRIVAQRMEVDDLAMMSADEDWTVRYEVALRAEPELLKQMLDDADEEVSLTARQRLDALAMEATHAAA
- a CDS encoding flavodoxin, whose amino-acid sequence is MSKIGIFFGTDTGSTRLVAKKIFSLLGEELADKPKNINRVKPEELLQYDALILGTPSYGIGDLPGLGAGCQERSWQEFVPSLHGADLSGKRIALFGLGHQERYASRFASSLIQLYRIFYDYGAEMIGRWSTEGYTFEHSDSVIDDQFVGLVLDQRGQPHLTDERIRVWLAQVTPQLLPVLAEAA
- a CDS encoding catalase; protein product: MNASSSIKNIGLSIAISLILNAAQADDNTLTRATGAPVGDNQNSQTAGPLGPTLLQDHHLIEKLAHFDRERIPERVVHARGTGAFGVFKATADLTDLTHAAPFQDEGKETPVFVRFSSVIHGNHSPETLRDPRGFAVKFYTEQGNWDLVGNNFPVFFIRDAMKFPDMVHSLKPDPKTNIQDAARIMDFFSHVPESTQMLTLLYSPLGIPTNYREMNGSGVHAFKFVNAACQQHYVKFTWKSRQGNHGLTRAQAAEIQASNFNHMTDDLYKHIADGDYPVWDLYVQVLDPAQVDSFDFNPLDTTKTWPEDLIPAQKVGELTLNRVPDNFFQATEQAAFAPSNMIPGIEPSEDRMLQGRLFSYADTQRYRLGINHFSLPINAPKTAVHSYNQNGAGYSAPKSASVNYQPSEATGSYVDNVSYKACPTPLQGSTQQIPFQKTQNFQQAGELYRSFSVADQTELVAAFAGDLKTVSNESVRNTVVSYLYKADTEYGTRVAKLAGADLAQVKTLAAGYTD
- a CDS encoding TIGR02450 family Trp-rich protein, which translates into the protein MLKTAQRRLNPKKLLLSKWTAIAPQHKEKHFLVSKLLFPEHPELPLELIELEAVFSRRTQTIPWRELTDTSRWLQGWL
- a CDS encoding LysR substrate-binding domain-containing protein, giving the protein MNLRDLHYLIAVADLRSFVQAADRCCISQPTLSTQIKKLEDELGIQIFERTNKKVLPTELGEQIVASARRILKEQDNIKEMAATAQDPLAGNLRFGAFPTLATYLFPQLVPLIKRDLPRIRLILVEEKTEQLLQQLRSGQMDCALLAMPIYEDFLESRVLFDDEFLLAVADTHPLAAKPQIEQHDLNGEHLLLLDEGHCLRGHALQICQTVGAEEEQDVRATSLETLRQMVLAGTGITFMPRIAVRDEPGIRYLPFAAPAPGRTIGLVWRKTSARGALIQQLIGLIAAASKH
- a CDS encoding ankyrin repeat domain-containing protein produces the protein MTITPEIDAWLLENGFQLGLNPHGKHPLILAAQQGRADVLSYLLKQGADLTALDAYGNNALWAACYAEASDCIGLLLKAGIDINYQNPSGASALTYASSSGRHATVKQLLEAGANPLLSTQDDFSALDLAANRQCLQLLRTAVKALQA
- the fae gene encoding formaldehyde-activating enzyme is translated as MSDSYWFRTGEATVFSSDGQGTDAMPEILIGDVKGPAGHAFANLMGQTAGHTRMFAIRATNQQVRPATIMVPKVTIKSSAYVNLLGGPVQSAVADAVIDSVADGVIPRLQANELCIIAMIWIDPSCANNPELDRKDLYRTNYEAMKLAISRAMSNSPSIDELIANRHKIFHEMYDPETGESQW
- a CDS encoding ankyrin repeat domain-containing protein, with the protein product MNKNLKTFAGIVLALTFNFAHAADIFDLARNGSAKAITEYVKQGGEVNVANEDGYTPLILAAYHGRLTAVQALHVAGALACSEDSKGNNALMGVAFKGDMPTARWFLDNGGCDVNHQNRAGQTALMMASLFGREAIIQLLMKHGARADIQDLQGNSAASLAQAQGLSRVVSIIKQLASLR